Within the Desulfosoma sp. genome, the region TCGAGGCTTCTGGACTCCTTCTTGCATCTGCTGCAGGATGGCCTGAGCTTCCTCATCGGTAAGCGGAATGGGCTTTTCCTGACTGCCGATAAACCCGGTCACTTTCGGAGTGTGGCGCACCAGGTGCCAGGTCTCATCGTTGAGTTCCATCTGAACCAGAATGTAGCCGGGATAGAACTTTCGCGAAGAAGCGCGGCGTTCTCCCTTGACAAGTTCCACCACCTTTTCGGTGGGTACCAGAATCTGACCGAAGTATTCGGACTTTCCCGCCGCCTTGATGCGCTCTTCCAAACTCGCTTTGACCTTGTGCTCAAACCCCGAATAG harbors:
- the nusG gene encoding transcription termination/antitermination protein NusG — protein: MAKQWYIVHTYSGFEHKVKASLEERIKAAGKSEYFGQILVPTEKVVELVKGERRASSRKFYPGYILVQMELNDETWHLVRHTPKVTGFIGSQEKPIPLTDEEAQAILQQMQEGVQKPRPKYQFEKGDEVRVVDGPFTSFHGVVDQVIPEKGKVRVLVSIFGRSTPVELDFVQVQRL